In Nocardia sp. NBC_00403, the DNA window GGCCACCCTGTCGCGTGATCTCGACGAACTCGGCGCGGTCAAACTGCGCGCCGCCGACGGCGGCGCGGGCGTCTATGTGGTCCCCGAGGACGGCAGCCCCGTACGCGGCGTCACCGGCGGCACCGACCGCCTCTCGAAGCTCCTCGGCGACCTGCTCGTCTCCACCGATGCCAGCGGCAATATCGCCGTCCTGCGCACCCCACCCGGCGCCGCCCACTACCTGGCCAGTGCCCTGGACCGCGCCGCCCTGCCCTACATAGTCGGCACCATCGCCGGCGACGACACCATCGCCGTCATAGCCCGCGAACCGTTCACCGGCGCCGAACTGGCCGCCAAAATAGAAGAACTCGCCTGACTCTTACGTGTCCGTAGTGAGTGGCACATCGTCGTGGCGACCCGCCGTGCACGCACACCATGGTGTGCCACTCGCGCGCATACCCGGCCGATCGGCCGGGTATGCGCGGTCGGCTCAGTCGAAGGGATATCGGCCGCCGCCGGGGCT includes these proteins:
- a CDS encoding arginine repressor, with the protein product MSVTRPEPGKPGPAIAGTRAGRQSRIIELLLAHAVRSQTELAALLSAEGIETTQATLSRDLDELGAVKLRAADGGAGVYVVPEDGSPVRGVTGGTDRLSKLLGDLLVSTDASGNIAVLRTPPGAAHYLASALDRAALPYIVGTIAGDDTIAVIAREPFTGAELAAKIEELA